A genomic window from Micromonospora violae includes:
- a CDS encoding type II toxin-antitoxin system VapB family antitoxin — MSRTVLDVDDELLAEAGKILGTATTRATVDAALKAVADREKRRQFADWLKSGGLPDLTGPFETPEKPSPPTPAGF; from the coding sequence ATGAGCCGGACTGTCCTTGATGTGGATGACGAGCTATTGGCCGAGGCCGGCAAGATCCTTGGCACCGCGACGACGCGGGCCACCGTCGACGCCGCTCTCAAGGCTGTCGCCGACCGGGAGAAGCGGCGGCAGTTCGCCGACTGGCTCAAGAGCGGAGGGCTACCCGATCTGACAGGTCCCTTCGAGACCCCCGAGAAGCCGTCGCCGCCTACTCCAGCAGGCTTTTGA
- a CDS encoding DEAD/DEAH box helicase: MQAGKRAGPVVLGRPARLSVQVGRADRELVLAPTLSAGGAPIPVSRVLLVGEPAHGLAGLAELSGPDARAGAPALWLAPLVGTLQPGMLRALAGPAIRIPAAEEQQFFDRFYPELLRQVEVFAADPAVQLPTVGPATLSATVSPEPDHRLRVGWEWHRVVGGQRHPEPLRQGMAAEADERRAELLQQVADLVAKPAPELLEPSSSGPRLAASASLAGDALIRFVSDVLPRLAELDGVELVTPSGGALDDYQETYAAPTITFPDGAEPGENDWFDLSVRVTVGEEQVDFAALFAALAQEQQYLILPSGTYFALERPEFQQLRDLIAESRALADAPPGVLRVGRFQAGIWDELADLGEVTGQAAAWQRSVRAVSELEPRAEQQIPSGVRAQLRPYQQEGFRWLAILHDHGLGGVLADDMGLGKTLQTLALICHARAESPFLVVAPASVVANWASEAARFTPELDVRAVTQTVARRGAPLAETVAGADIVVTSYTLFRLEYDDYRALDWAGLILDEAQFVKNPQSQAYRCAKLLSAPFKLAITGTPMENHLGELWSLCSITAPGLLPRADRFTDYYRNPIEKERDAERLAQLRRRIRPLMLRRRKADVAADLPAKQEQVIEVELDRRHRRVYQAYLQRERQKVLGLLGNLEKNRFEIFRSLTLLRQASLDVALVDPKHQNVPATKLDVLTERISNLVAEGHRSLVFSQFTRFLGAARQRLEAAGITCSCLDGTTRDRAAVIDGFKTGGNQVFLISLKAGGFGLNLTEADYCLLLDPWWNPAAENQAVDRTHRIGQTRNVMVYRMVAKDTIEEKVMALQARKAELFSSVLDGSEFASAQFTAADIKSLLE, translated from the coding sequence GTGCAGGCTGGCAAACGTGCCGGGCCGGTCGTGCTGGGCCGTCCGGCCCGACTCTCGGTGCAGGTCGGTCGGGCCGATCGGGAGCTGGTGCTGGCCCCGACATTGTCAGCTGGCGGCGCGCCGATCCCCGTTTCGCGCGTACTCCTCGTCGGCGAGCCAGCGCACGGCCTCGCCGGGCTGGCGGAGCTGAGCGGGCCGGACGCCCGAGCCGGCGCACCGGCGCTCTGGCTGGCGCCGCTGGTCGGGACGTTGCAGCCGGGAATGCTAAGGGCGCTTGCCGGGCCGGCGATCCGGATTCCGGCTGCCGAGGAACAGCAGTTCTTCGACCGTTTCTACCCGGAACTGCTCCGCCAGGTGGAAGTGTTCGCCGCCGATCCGGCCGTTCAGCTTCCGACGGTAGGGCCGGCCACGCTGAGCGCGACGGTGAGCCCCGAGCCCGACCACCGTCTGAGGGTGGGCTGGGAGTGGCATCGGGTCGTCGGTGGCCAGCGACACCCCGAGCCGCTGCGACAAGGGATGGCCGCCGAAGCGGACGAGCGCCGTGCGGAGCTGTTGCAGCAGGTCGCCGACCTGGTCGCCAAGCCGGCGCCCGAGCTGCTGGAGCCGTCGTCGAGCGGGCCCCGGCTGGCAGCCTCGGCGAGCCTTGCTGGCGACGCCCTGATCCGGTTCGTCAGTGACGTCCTGCCGCGACTGGCCGAGCTGGACGGTGTCGAGCTGGTCACTCCATCGGGCGGGGCGCTCGACGACTATCAGGAGACGTACGCCGCGCCCACCATCACCTTCCCCGACGGCGCTGAGCCCGGCGAGAACGACTGGTTCGACCTGTCGGTGCGGGTCACCGTCGGCGAAGAACAGGTCGACTTCGCCGCGCTCTTCGCGGCATTGGCGCAGGAGCAGCAGTACCTGATCCTGCCCAGCGGTACCTACTTCGCACTCGAACGACCGGAATTCCAGCAGTTGCGGGACCTGATCGCCGAGTCGCGCGCACTCGCGGATGCTCCCCCCGGGGTGCTGCGGGTCGGTCGGTTCCAGGCCGGGATCTGGGACGAACTGGCCGACCTGGGTGAGGTCACCGGCCAGGCCGCGGCCTGGCAGCGGTCGGTACGCGCGGTCAGCGAGTTGGAACCCCGCGCCGAGCAGCAGATCCCATCCGGGGTACGGGCGCAGCTGCGCCCGTACCAGCAGGAGGGTTTCCGTTGGTTGGCCATTCTGCACGACCACGGCCTCGGCGGCGTTCTCGCCGACGACATGGGGCTCGGTAAGACCCTGCAGACGCTGGCGTTGATCTGCCACGCGCGCGCCGAGTCGCCGTTCCTGGTGGTCGCACCGGCCAGTGTCGTCGCCAACTGGGCGAGTGAGGCGGCCCGCTTCACGCCGGAGCTGGACGTCCGGGCGGTCACCCAGACCGTGGCGCGGCGCGGCGCCCCGCTGGCCGAGACGGTTGCCGGCGCGGACATCGTGGTCACCTCGTACACGCTGTTCCGGCTGGAGTACGACGACTATCGCGCTCTCGACTGGGCAGGGCTGATCCTCGACGAGGCGCAGTTCGTCAAGAACCCGCAGTCTCAGGCGTACCGCTGCGCGAAGCTGCTGTCGGCCCCGTTCAAGTTGGCGATCACCGGTACGCCGATGGAGAACCACCTCGGCGAGCTCTGGTCGCTCTGCTCGATCACCGCACCCGGGTTGCTGCCCCGCGCCGACCGGTTCACCGACTACTACCGGAACCCGATCGAGAAGGAGCGGGACGCGGAGCGGCTCGCCCAACTGCGCCGCCGGATCCGGCCGCTGATGCTGCGCCGACGCAAGGCCGACGTGGCGGCCGACCTACCGGCCAAGCAGGAACAGGTCATCGAGGTCGAGCTGGACCGCCGGCACCGCCGGGTTTATCAGGCGTACCTGCAGCGGGAGCGGCAGAAGGTCCTCGGGCTCCTCGGGAATTTGGAGAAGAACCGGTTCGAGATCTTCCGGTCGTTGACGCTGCTCCGGCAGGCGAGCCTGGACGTTGCGCTTGTCGATCCGAAGCACCAGAACGTGCCGGCGACAAAGCTGGACGTGCTCACCGAACGGATCAGCAACCTGGTCGCCGAGGGGCACCGGAGTCTGGTGTTCAGCCAGTTCACCCGCTTCCTCGGCGCGGCCCGGCAACGACTGGAGGCGGCCGGGATCACCTGCAGCTGCCTGGACGGGACCACCCGGGACCGGGCTGCCGTCATCGACGGGTTCAAGACCGGCGGCAACCAGGTCTTCCTGATCAGCCTCAAAGCCGGCGGTTTCGGCCTCAACCTCACCGAGGCCGACTACTGCCTGCTGCTCGACCCGTGGTGGAACCCGGCCGCGGAGAACCAGGCGGTCGACCGGACGCACCGCATCGGCCAGACCCGCAACGTCATGGTGTATCGGATGGTCGCCAAGGACACCATCGAGGAGAAGGTGATGGCGTTGCAGGCGCGTAAGGCGGAGCTGTTCAGCAGCGTCCTGGACGGCAGCGAGTTCGCCTCCGCACAGTTCACCGCCGCCGACATCAAAAGCCTGCTGGAGTAG
- a CDS encoding AAA family ATPase encodes MPLRKIVLENYRCFRDRQEIELAPVTVVLGKNNSGKSVLTRAPLVIATGFNTSGTAPLDLDRLGPDTVDDFRELYHDHLTGRPIKLGLVVEGRSRFALEAEIQYLDSINSAVVSSLDIMSPQITAMLVSSRLVASGQRDTPDIDGIAVTPLPQIRQGEQLEYEIKQVGQERIVLPVAFKGLVPDLSAVPGLTDLFDFDLSPGPIRYLSPYRERVARQHRLPLGAPKLLGVQGEGMQGILADDARRAGGALVARVNELLEAIVPDWRIAEIPDGTLWSTVLVRRDSEVRVNLADAGTGLAQVLPILVQCALDEMRGATDRAPLQIIEEPEMHLHPAAHAELADLYLNTAMATSTQFLIETHSETLLLRLRRRIAEPNDISADMVRVYVVEQQDGASVVRRVDIDELGNLDDTWPDGYFSQDYHEVRALAAAQMERLDDAS; translated from the coding sequence ATGCCGCTGCGCAAGATCGTGTTGGAGAACTACCGCTGTTTTCGGGACCGGCAGGAGATCGAGTTGGCCCCGGTCACGGTGGTCCTCGGTAAGAACAACTCTGGCAAGAGTGTGCTGACCCGCGCGCCGCTAGTCATCGCCACGGGGTTCAATACCAGCGGCACGGCACCGCTCGACCTCGACAGGCTCGGGCCGGACACCGTCGACGACTTCCGAGAGCTCTACCATGATCATCTGACGGGACGCCCGATAAAGCTCGGGCTGGTTGTCGAGGGCAGATCGAGGTTTGCTCTTGAGGCCGAGATCCAGTACTTGGACAGCATCAACAGCGCGGTCGTGTCGAGCCTGGACATCATGTCGCCGCAGATCACGGCGATGCTCGTCTCATCACGGTTGGTCGCGTCCGGTCAGCGCGATACACCCGACATCGACGGGATCGCCGTCACGCCGCTACCCCAGATTCGTCAGGGCGAGCAACTGGAGTACGAAATCAAGCAGGTTGGACAAGAACGGATTGTCCTGCCGGTCGCCTTCAAGGGTCTCGTGCCGGACCTGAGCGCCGTGCCGGGGCTGACGGACCTGTTCGACTTCGACCTGAGCCCCGGCCCGATCCGATATCTCAGCCCCTATCGGGAACGGGTCGCTCGGCAGCACCGGCTGCCGCTGGGGGCACCGAAGCTGCTGGGCGTGCAGGGCGAAGGAATGCAGGGGATCCTCGCGGATGATGCCCGGCGAGCAGGTGGGGCCTTGGTCGCACGGGTCAACGAACTATTGGAGGCGATCGTGCCAGACTGGCGGATCGCCGAGATTCCGGACGGCACCCTGTGGTCGACCGTATTGGTCCGGCGGGACAGCGAGGTCAGGGTCAACCTGGCCGACGCGGGTACCGGGCTGGCCCAGGTGCTGCCGATCCTGGTGCAGTGTGCCCTCGACGAGATGCGCGGCGCTACGGACCGCGCGCCCTTGCAGATCATCGAGGAGCCGGAGATGCACCTGCATCCGGCGGCGCACGCCGAGTTGGCGGACCTCTACCTCAACACCGCCATGGCGACGAGCACCCAGTTCCTCATCGAGACGCACAGCGAGACGTTGCTGCTGCGACTACGCCGCAGGATCGCCGAGCCCAACGACATCTCGGCTGACATGGTCCGGGTGTATGTCGTCGAGCAGCAGGACGGCGCCTCGGTGGTTCGTCGGGTGGACATCGACGAACTAGGCAACCTCGACGACACCTGGCCCGACGGCTACTTCTCGCAGGACTACCACGAGGTCCGAGCCCTCGCTGCCGCACAGATGGAGCGACTCGACGATGCTTCTTGA
- the pglX gene encoding BREX-2 system adenine-specific DNA-methyltransferase PglX, with amino-acid sequence MIELKALQTQVKTLVEDLRRQVAEAPGLRAELRQEYAAAQAAQRVGGSFETWLDDVLDQAAVAWVLGCVFVRFCEDNALVEKLWIGGADPAAPAERAVQHRQAYLIANPRHNDRHWLREAFGYLAELKATGKIFDRKHNPLWRFDISGPAAEELSDFFRRGAGQESLRRDDLNTRFLGDLYQDMSTHAKKTYALLQTPEFVEEFILDRTFEPAVKEFGLAATSVIDPTCGSGHFLLGAFHRLVGKWRDREPATDVKVLAERALGQVTGVDINGFAVAIARFRLLIAAMKVCGLNKLERTPEWPIRVATGDSLLPWGPLYSRAQGDLLKVLESQAQENDETEAPKKNIFAYESEDADLLKDYLAENQYTVVVGNPPYITVADSARNSLYREIYKTVCHRQYALTVPFAKRFFDLANWSDEHGEAAGYVGQITGNAFMKREFGKHLIEKYFAHEVELTEVIDTSGAYIPGHGTPTVILVGRANKRRRSPTLRTVLGVRGEPSTPENPAEGLVWASIIKQFDYPDSESEWINVVDLPRSRFAGYPWSLSGGGAVSLMQSLKLERRLADLVDSIGRTTVLGEDDAWILPDLATVRRLGERDFVDVFATGEHVRDFRIEEPLFARSPYVDEKHSKVAPPDHPLVSRLWPMRTTLKARVIFGMTMADKGRHWYEHLENYAQRLREPLSIVFVFVATHNHFVLDRGGKIFNRHAPVIKLPEGATEDDHLRLLGVLNSSTACFWLKQVSQSKAGSGIGRGIQPEAWMDRWEFTGTKLEEFPLPSAYPLGRAREIDQLAQRLASLTPAAVAASGVPSRQRLAEAAAEYHSVRARMIALQEELDWEVYRLYGLIDEDLTCADPPELALGERAFEIVLHTSGAQTEWFNRHGSKPIDRPQPHWPAEYRSLVERRIATIEANRHIGLIERPECKRRWSTDGWEKMQSAALWEWLLDRLESAELWAGQPKPLSVAQLADRVGGDQDFRAVLDLWVGHDSYDLTRTLGQLLADEHVPYLPAQRYKPAGLRKRAQWERTWALQRKEDAGEKVTIEVPPKYTSADFARPSYWKARGKLDVPKERFISYPQAGRDSDGSELLGWAGWDHLRQAQALATVYLDRKTQEAWPAHRLLPLLAGLVEIEPWLHQWHSGEEPGFPGSPAEFFTDFINAELAQLSSDRSALALLRGVPELP; translated from the coding sequence GTGATCGAGCTGAAGGCGTTGCAGACGCAGGTCAAGACCCTGGTGGAGGATCTGCGTCGGCAGGTCGCGGAGGCGCCGGGCCTGCGGGCTGAGCTGCGCCAGGAGTACGCGGCGGCGCAGGCCGCCCAGCGGGTCGGCGGCAGCTTCGAGACCTGGCTCGACGACGTGCTCGACCAGGCGGCGGTGGCCTGGGTGCTCGGCTGCGTGTTCGTCCGATTCTGCGAGGACAACGCGCTGGTCGAGAAGCTCTGGATCGGCGGCGCCGACCCGGCCGCGCCGGCCGAACGGGCCGTGCAGCACCGGCAGGCGTACCTGATCGCCAATCCCCGCCACAACGACCGGCACTGGCTGCGGGAGGCGTTCGGCTATCTGGCGGAGCTGAAGGCCACCGGCAAGATCTTCGACAGAAAGCACAACCCGCTGTGGCGGTTCGACATCTCCGGCCCCGCCGCTGAGGAGCTGAGCGACTTCTTCCGGCGCGGCGCCGGCCAGGAGTCGCTGCGCCGCGACGACCTGAACACCCGCTTCCTGGGCGACCTCTACCAGGACATGTCGACGCACGCGAAGAAGACGTACGCGCTGTTGCAGACGCCGGAGTTCGTGGAGGAGTTCATCCTCGACCGCACGTTCGAGCCTGCGGTCAAGGAGTTCGGCCTCGCCGCGACCAGCGTCATCGACCCGACCTGCGGCTCCGGCCACTTCCTGCTCGGTGCGTTCCACCGGTTGGTGGGTAAGTGGCGGGACCGGGAGCCGGCCACCGACGTGAAGGTGCTCGCCGAGCGGGCGCTCGGCCAGGTCACCGGCGTCGACATCAACGGCTTCGCGGTGGCGATCGCACGGTTCCGGCTGCTGATCGCGGCGATGAAGGTCTGCGGCCTGAACAAGCTGGAACGCACGCCGGAGTGGCCGATCCGGGTCGCGACAGGCGACTCACTGCTGCCATGGGGCCCGTTGTACTCCCGAGCTCAGGGTGACCTGCTCAAGGTCTTGGAGAGTCAGGCGCAGGAGAACGACGAGACTGAGGCCCCAAAGAAGAACATTTTCGCGTACGAGAGCGAAGACGCCGACCTCCTCAAGGACTACCTCGCCGAGAATCAGTACACGGTGGTGGTCGGTAACCCGCCCTACATCACCGTCGCCGACAGCGCCCGCAATAGCCTCTACCGCGAGATCTATAAGACTGTTTGCCACCGGCAGTACGCGTTGACCGTGCCCTTCGCAAAGCGGTTCTTCGATCTGGCTAATTGGTCAGACGAGCACGGCGAGGCTGCTGGCTACGTTGGCCAAATTACCGGTAACGCCTTCATGAAGCGCGAGTTTGGTAAGCACCTGATCGAGAAGTACTTTGCCCACGAGGTCGAGTTGACTGAGGTGATCGATACCTCCGGCGCCTACATTCCCGGCCACGGCACGCCGACGGTGATCCTTGTTGGCCGCGCAAACAAGCGCCGCCGTTCTCCCACCCTGCGCACGGTCCTCGGCGTGCGGGGCGAGCCTTCGACTCCGGAAAACCCCGCCGAAGGTTTGGTTTGGGCGTCAATTATCAAGCAATTCGACTATCCGGATTCTGAATCCGAGTGGATCAACGTCGTTGATCTTCCACGTTCGAGGTTCGCTGGCTACCCCTGGAGCCTTTCCGGGGGTGGCGCGGTGAGTCTGATGCAGTCATTGAAGTTGGAGCGGCGACTTGCTGACCTGGTCGACTCGATCGGCCGGACTACTGTGCTTGGTGAAGATGATGCCTGGATTCTTCCCGATCTTGCAACTGTTAGAAGGCTTGGGGAGCGCGACTTTGTCGACGTTTTCGCTACGGGTGAGCATGTTCGTGACTTTCGGATAGAGGAACCGCTTTTCGCGCGTTCGCCGTACGTTGATGAGAAACATTCGAAGGTTGCGCCTCCCGATCACCCTTTGGTTTCTCGTTTGTGGCCGATGCGCACTACCCTGAAGGCCCGGGTTATCTTTGGCATGACGATGGCGGACAAGGGTCGGCACTGGTATGAGCATCTAGAAAATTATGCTCAGAGACTTCGGGAGCCTTTGTCGATCGTCTTTGTTTTCGTGGCTACCCATAACCATTTCGTCCTTGATCGAGGTGGGAAGATCTTTAACCGTCACGCGCCGGTGATTAAGTTGCCGGAGGGGGCGACGGAGGACGATCACCTGCGGCTGCTCGGGGTGCTGAACAGCTCGACCGCCTGCTTCTGGCTGAAGCAGGTGAGCCAGAGCAAGGCAGGGAGCGGGATCGGGCGGGGCATTCAGCCCGAGGCTTGGATGGATCGGTGGGAGTTCACTGGTACCAAGCTGGAGGAGTTTCCGCTGCCTTCGGCGTACCCGTTGGGGCGGGCTCGGGAGATTGATCAGCTGGCGCAGCGGCTCGCTAGCTTGACCCCGGCGGCGGTTGCCGCCTCGGGCGTGCCTAGCCGGCAGCGGCTCGCGGAGGCTGCGGCGGAGTACCACTCGGTGCGGGCGCGGATGATCGCGTTGCAGGAGGAGTTGGACTGGGAGGTCTACCGGCTCTACGGGCTGATCGATGAGGACCTGACCTGCGCCGACCCACCGGAGTTGGCGTTGGGGGAGCGGGCCTTCGAGATTGTGCTGCACACCAGCGGGGCGCAGACCGAGTGGTTCAACCGGCACGGGTCGAAGCCGATCGACCGGCCGCAGCCGCACTGGCCGGCGGAGTACCGGTCCCTCGTGGAGCGGCGGATCGCCACCATCGAAGCGAACCGGCACATTGGGCTGATCGAGCGGCCGGAGTGCAAGCGGCGCTGGTCCACCGACGGGTGGGAGAAGATGCAGTCGGCCGCGCTGTGGGAGTGGCTGCTCGATCGGTTGGAGTCCGCGGAGCTGTGGGCGGGGCAGCCGAAGCCCTTGTCGGTGGCGCAGCTCGCCGACCGGGTCGGTGGCGATCAGGATTTCCGGGCGGTGCTGGACCTGTGGGTTGGGCACGACAGCTACGACCTGACCCGCACGCTGGGGCAGTTGCTCGCCGACGAGCACGTGCCGTACTTGCCTGCGCAGCGTTACAAGCCAGCCGGGCTGCGCAAGCGTGCGCAGTGGGAGCGGACCTGGGCGTTGCAGCGCAAGGAGGACGCGGGGGAGAAGGTCACCATCGAGGTGCCGCCGAAGTACACGTCGGCGGACTTCGCCCGGCCGTCGTACTGGAAGGCGCGCGGCAAGCTCGATGTGCCGAAGGAGCGGTTCATCTCGTACCCGCAGGCGGGGCGGGATAGCGACGGCAGTGAGCTGCTCGGTTGGGCCGGGTGGGACCACTTGAGGCAGGCGCAGGCGCTCGCCACCGTCTACCTTGACCGGAAGACGCAGGAGGCGTGGCCGGCGCACCGGCTGCTACCGCTGCTTGCCGGGCTGGTGGAGATCGAGCCGTGGCTACACCAGTGGCACTCGGGTGAGGAGCCTGGCTTCCCCGGGTCGCCCGCCGAGTTCTTCACCGACTTCATCAACGCCGAGCTGGCCCAGCTCAGCTCCGACCGTTCGGCGTTGGCGTTGCTGCGCGGGGTGCCCGAGCTGCCGTGA
- a CDS encoding DUF262 domain-containing protein gives MLSERGESRLEPAVLHLDAVLDDVAAGVLRVPAFQRPFVWRPEQMLDLFDSIERGYPIGSLLLWETTRQVESLDQVGDVAVDDPPVGELVSYVLDGHQRISTLFGVLRRLGRPPRPDDQREWKWRIYRDLSPKSDTERYRHHRAAGSPPAPAPDNFLPVRSVASTLDFLNFSRNLEYRVGRDRADRLVREADRVVQRIKGYKLSLIKIKGGDLEQAVEVYTRLNRKGVRMDADQVISALTHRPGQRTLANRVDDIVESIATTGFGELPRLAVFRVVLAVADEPDVMTPRWEAMARRLQNRLVDAVPAAEQAVHRTVAFLISAGLPLARFLPYAHQLVVLAKFFHHCPKPNDDQWFELRRWFWVTSWAGSFAGANSTVLRSALDEMQQFAERRVRLSLDTGAVQPMPDSFNLNSARTLAYVAWETNELPKRLDGMGQEFDVVRLLASGATQAYRSVVAGDSRPANKLVFPTVAGLGVENSLTGLPVGGGGLFDHDPTSPYSSAGARRILESHAIPLSAWFRLKEGGGGLFVADRTRELEVRLRAFAEEIGFGLGDDLEGVADDDSE, from the coding sequence ATGCTGAGTGAGCGCGGCGAGAGCCGACTCGAACCGGCCGTACTCCATTTGGACGCGGTGTTGGATGACGTTGCCGCTGGCGTGCTGCGGGTGCCGGCGTTTCAACGGCCATTCGTGTGGCGGCCTGAGCAGATGCTCGACCTGTTCGACAGTATCGAGCGCGGCTACCCGATCGGGAGTCTGCTGCTGTGGGAAACCACCAGGCAGGTCGAGTCACTCGACCAGGTTGGGGACGTCGCTGTCGATGATCCACCCGTAGGGGAGTTGGTGTCCTATGTGCTGGATGGACACCAACGGATTTCCACACTCTTCGGTGTCCTGCGTCGCCTCGGTCGCCCGCCTCGCCCTGACGATCAGCGCGAATGGAAGTGGCGGATCTACCGTGACCTGTCGCCCAAAAGCGACACTGAACGCTACCGCCACCACCGTGCAGCTGGCAGTCCGCCCGCTCCCGCTCCGGACAACTTCCTCCCCGTTCGCTCAGTGGCCAGCACCCTCGACTTCCTGAACTTCTCTCGAAACCTGGAGTATCGGGTGGGGCGGGACAGGGCGGACCGGCTGGTGCGCGAGGCGGATCGGGTCGTTCAGCGAATCAAGGGTTACAAGCTCAGCCTGATCAAGATCAAGGGCGGTGACCTGGAGCAGGCGGTAGAGGTCTACACCAGGCTCAACCGCAAGGGCGTACGGATGGACGCCGATCAGGTGATCTCAGCGCTCACTCACCGGCCGGGTCAGCGCACACTGGCCAACCGCGTCGACGACATCGTCGAATCGATCGCCACTACTGGCTTCGGTGAGCTGCCCCGTCTGGCAGTTTTCCGCGTCGTCCTGGCGGTCGCCGACGAGCCGGACGTGATGACGCCGCGGTGGGAGGCGATGGCCCGGCGACTTCAGAACCGCCTGGTTGATGCCGTTCCCGCCGCAGAGCAGGCGGTGCACCGCACGGTCGCTTTCCTGATTTCTGCGGGGCTGCCGTTGGCTCGGTTCCTACCGTACGCACACCAACTCGTGGTGCTGGCCAAGTTTTTCCACCACTGCCCGAAGCCGAACGATGACCAGTGGTTTGAGCTTCGGCGCTGGTTCTGGGTCACCTCCTGGGCTGGCTCCTTCGCGGGTGCAAACTCGACGGTTCTCCGTTCGGCTCTTGATGAGATGCAACAGTTCGCCGAGCGGCGGGTCAGGCTGAGCCTCGACACCGGGGCGGTCCAGCCGATGCCCGACTCCTTCAACCTCAACAGTGCTCGTACGCTGGCCTATGTCGCGTGGGAGACGAACGAGCTGCCCAAGCGCTTGGATGGAATGGGTCAGGAGTTCGACGTGGTCCGGTTGCTCGCCTCAGGTGCGACCCAGGCATATCGTTCGGTAGTCGCCGGTGATTCCCGGCCCGCCAACAAGCTGGTCTTCCCTACTGTCGCGGGGCTCGGGGTGGAGAATTCATTGACCGGTCTGCCGGTTGGCGGAGGTGGGTTGTTCGATCACGATCCCACCAGCCCGTACTCATCTGCTGGTGCCCGGCGGATTCTGGAAAGCCACGCCATTCCCTTGTCCGCCTGGTTTCGACTCAAAGAGGGCGGCGGCGGCCTCTTCGTTGCCGACCGTACCCGCGAACTTGAGGTCCGGCTGCGTGCTTTCGCTGAGGAAATCGGGTTTGGACTGGGTGATGATCTCGAAGGCGTGGCCGACGACGACTCGGAGTAG